The genomic region CTCCTGTCTACTATAGTACTTAGCAATGGTGTCAAAGAGCAGTCTCTTTTGGCTGGACATGTGCTCCGCCTGGTCGTCTTCAGAGAAGGTGCCACCTTGTCGGCTGAGCTGTTCCCCTGCAACCACAATCAGCTGATCGGGGAACAGCTCCAAGCTGTCTGCTGCTGCCAACAGCCACCCGTCCAACCTGTAAACCATGACACAGAGCAGTTTTTACTGTGGAATTCAATTTATGGGAGGAATTTCTAGAATAGTttggagtttttaaaaaaaatcaagtcattagtttatttatattctttatgagaatttattttcatttaatttgttatttttgtataatttttcTGTTAATTTGAAAGAGACTTCATGAATAGAAATCTCTGTcatttttctgtcttgttttatgTCTACTTTGCAAAAAAATCCTGCAGTATTGATCTGAGCACTGACTGGGGCAGGTGCAGGGTGTCGGGTAGCTCTCGGTCCAGGCAGGTGTTGGAGATGACCAGATCCTGTGAGGCCAGAGGAGCTCTGCAGGCCTGCAGCTGAACTCTGACAGGAGAGGTCAGGATGCAGTCCAGGATGGGCAGCTCTAcgatctgcagcagctgcagcagtgtCTGCTGCTTCCAGACTTCACCCACAACTAAACAAAAGGAAAGAtgtaaaaatatgttcaaaCAAAATCTTTGTCCATCACAAGCTGTCagagtgttgtttttttaccataCTGAAAAGAGAGAGTCTTACCAGCTTtggaaagaaaagcagcagtAGTGTGAGTTGTCTTTAAAGATGGTGACAAGGCTGGTCGCAGGTTGATGTTCCTCAGCAGCCTCTCCACCCCGCGCTCTGATGGTCCCACAGCGAGGGGATTACAGATCGTACGCACTTCATTCAGCCgtctaaaacaacaaataacataATGGAGATAAATCCAGGGCTCCCACACATTTTAATGGTCACAGTTTAAAACTGTATCACTTCTCAAGGACCAATAATGCAACTTCCATGACCACTCACAGGGTATAAGTTCACATACAAACAGAAGTGCATACTACACTTCCAATGTTTATTAttctattaaaacatttaaatgacaccTTTTGATCTCTAAGAGGAACTGTTTTTTTCCAGGCttcaaaaaataatattttgaaattgCACTTTTTTCAGGTTTTCCATGATGTTGGGAACCCTGTTTTTAACCACAAATGATCCTTGATATAAAAAGTAATGATATTTTGGGTATGTCTGTGCATGCTTACAAACATTATTGAATTGAATAGTTAATTATTGTTTAACTTCTGAATGTCTCAAATGTAATGTGGCATTTTAGGAACAAACCTGACAAAGACatcataaaatatataacaaaatcAAAGATGCTGTCAATATGAACAGCAAAAAAGCCTTCTATACTGAAGACAAAGGTCAGAAAATGTAGAGTGAAGCATACCTGTAGCTTTTCTTCTCTTTAGCCCCTGTCCCTCAGGAGGTATGTTTTCTGTGTCACTATTGCACTCCTTCATGGCAGAATTGGGTAACACTTTATATTCCAGAAAACGGTagaggctgcagctgctgtcctcAAAGGTCACTTCCTTTTCTCTGCGAAACAGCTTTGTTCCCACTGGCTCGAACACTTTGGCCTCCATCAGAGCCTGGCACAGTCGAGCAGCTTTGAGGCGAGACACTTCACTCGTGCAGAACACTACATTCTGCATCAAATAACTGAGGACAGCATCCACAGCGTCTGAGCCTGCGAAACATTCGGCATGAACGCGTAGATGCCTTCTACAGCGGCGCACCTCCACCTGAGTCTGCAGGGCCTGGATGATGTTGTGCCACAACTGGGTGGCCCCGAAAGGCCCCGAGAAACCTGTTAGCAGACAGAGGGTTAAAGGAAAGGAGGACAAacagcttaaaaaaaataaaatacattgcCATGTACTGTGTCAAATTAAAGGTGAACATCAAGAGCAAATACTacattggggaaaaaaagaaatgttacaaCTTTATTACTTAAGaaataatgacaaaaacattCGCAAAGGATATTCATTTTGAGTTTGCTTACGTCCAAAATGGAGGTGGACCAGTAGCATATTCACAGTTTCATTGGAAACCAGTAGTGGTACAGAAGTGTAGAGGATTTATTCAAGTACTCTTTGTGCAAAGTTGacttttaaagtatttttagagggaaatattttacttttctccACATTAATCAGACAGCTACACGTATTTGATTTACTAATTACATATTTGAATGTTGCATCTAAAATATGATGAGCTAATGCCGatgcttttgtttgaataaactaTCCAAGGCTATTTAAGATAAACCAACTACAACAGTTACTTACCGTAATAGCGATCTCATAACATGGTAAtatgttacctttttttttaaggtacGTAAAGCAGTCACACTTTTTCGAACTACTTGTCACTAAAGCtactttaaaaaagcaggaCAACAACTTCTGTGCACCATATCTGCTGACACCTTATGCAAGGTCCTTGAACtcatatcaataaaacaaattaacaaaatcTATTTTTCCATAATGAAATGCTAGCAACACGACCGTTGGGTTATTATGACTATAAACTCCAGCGCCTTCGCATTGTTATACACGGCTTTGCTGGTTTGTGTAGTTGAATTTATATAAAGGTGGAGTTAGATATATATGCAAACTCATTAAACGAAAATCCTCAGATCTTACCATGCTGTATATTTTCACGAAAACTTCTCGTTTGGCTGTTCAACCTTCTGAAACGAGGAGTCAAATCGACCGCCATCACCAGAACTCAGTGACGTAATACGTTTGAGAAAGAAGACGGAGCACGTTTCCGGTTTCTGTGTCACGTGGtgtcacactgctgctgctcccaTATACtttgaattttttattttaaaaaactgtgtttacTTATAGAAcatgtaataataatttatttttgtacttatATGAAAGTAATACTTATATGAAAGTAATACTTTCATATAGGCTAAGTGATACTTTCATATAAGTGCTGTATGTCCTGTACAACCCTTCAATATTTTGCACATCTGTATACAAAGCTACGCCTTACTGCACAGATTTCCATTTTTGTAACAATCCTGcacatatttaattgtttttatgaaacaaaaGCTATCTTTACTTATAGAACATGTAATAATACTTTATGTTTGTACTTGTGTGAAAGTACTGTATGTCCTGTACAACCCTtcaatattttgcacatttgtatacAAAGCTACCTCTAACTGCACAGCTTTCCATTTTCGTAACAAtcatgcacatattttatttttttctcacaatttTAGTAGTTGTTGATTGTTCTTCAACTTTGTTTATGTATGCATCATATACACCATAGCAAATTCCTTGTGTGTGCAAAACTACTTTGCAATAAACCACTTCCTATTCATCTTGTTCCAATCATAAGCAACACACAGGTGGCTGATGCCCTCGACACGGAATAACACATAGGGAAATATGTAAGCCCCTTCAGCTtctaatgtatgtatttttgaaaaaaagatgatgaaaaaCCTTCTGTTCTTTTAACGATTTCTTTCCCTAATCCAGCCAAACATTTGCCCCAAGAAACAAAGGATCCAATATGCACACCCAGtagacatttttgttgttgtactaGTTAATGATTGGTTTTCTAGTTACCAGATTGTGCCTGGTGGAGATCTAGTTTCCTTCATTATAATTGTACAATTTTACTTAACAATAACTCTACAGAAACGTTGTTAAACATATTTACCAGTGATTTGAACTCCTCCTATGCCACAAGGTGTCTATAATGTTTGTACTCCTATCTGATAATTCCATTGTTACCGTAGAATAAAGAAAGACCTTTGGATTTTGAACTCAACTTAAACATATCCtctaaatgtgtatgtgtgtgtgtgtgtgtgtgtgtgtgtgtgtgtgtgtgtgtgtgtgtgtgtgtgtgtgtgtgtgtgtgtgtgtgtgtgtgtgtgtgtgtgtgtgtgtgtgtgtttcgtaTGTATTCTTGTATGCTGTGCTGTGTATGGTGAGTGTTATGTTAATTTATAGCTACTATGTGTTATCAACCCTTTCATGCACTTCCTTTGTGTTGGATAAGCCACATATTGTTTTATGAGAAGTGTTGAATAGTTCATTTAGTTTGAGATCAAGTATTGAAAAGGTTGGGAAAGGTAAGGTGTCAGAAAGATATTGCCAACAATTTACctgttgtttgttgtgtggCATCTGAGTGGCCACAACTGAACAATTACAATTACTTCCAGAGGGGGTCTTGCaggtcaattttatttttttgagatCGTTTCATTTAGTACTTTTGAGTTATGTTTCCTGTGGGAACACTTTCCCGTTGCAcatctttttttacttcctgtatgtcatTTCCACCCTCCCGTCACAGTGATGTGAGTATTGTTGAGGGTGTGGTACGCTAGAAACTGTGTTGAAATGTACTATAGTTTTGGATGGTAAATGTGCTATTTAAGTAAATGACAGTTATGTATAGTTGTTTAGTAGCACTTTGGGTACATCATTAACCcgtttttgttcagttttaacCATAGGAAATTGTACTTttgaatgataataatataGTTTGGGATAGATTACAAACATTttgggcgcctccctagggaagtgttccaggcacgtccagctgggaagagaccgaggggtaagACCTAGGACCAGGGGGAGGGATTacatctcttcgctggcctgggagcgccttggaatcccccagtcagagctggctgatgtggccagggaaaggaaagtttggggctctctgctggagctgttacctccgcgaccctgatggatggatggacattttgtttgttaCCATTGCAACACTCCTTCTGatctttctgtcttctctttttgtAAAGTGACGGATTTTTGAGggacattgtgtgtttgtttgttgtcctctggtatgtttgtatttttatttgatttgattatttaaaaataaggtTTTCATGGCAATGTCATGATTACTATTTAATTGTATAAATAGGacaatgtttatataaatatatatgtatatacaggGACAGTGATGTGAGCATTGTTGTGGTGAACGTGAAAAACAACGTGCAATGGATGTTTGAaggacattgtgtgtttttgtcttcagAATAAATGCCAGAAAGAGAACACATCCATACGACAACGTCGATAAAGAGTCACCTACAGCTGTGACCTTTTACACATATAATATGCAGCCACGTCAAATTGTTAACATGAATAACAATTCTTAACTcaaaatgatgataatgataaatGTTTAAGTCGTTTGAATGTGTTGTCAatctttcaaaaacaaacatccctCTGCAACATCGAGCCGTTAATTCACTGATGTCACATCCGTAAACAAGACTTCCCCTCGTAAAACAGAGCGGATCGTACCATTTCTACTAAGGACTATAGAGTGTACAATATTGTATTGCATTGCCATTACTGGGCTGGAATATGTGTATTTAATCTTAAAATACTTCTGATTTACActaaatattataatatgt from Eleginops maclovinus isolate JMC-PN-2008 ecotype Puerto Natales chromosome 17, JC_Emac_rtc_rv5, whole genome shotgun sequence harbors:
- the depdc4 gene encoding DEP domain-containing protein 4; the encoded protein is MAVDLTPRFRRLNSQTRSFRENIQHGFSGPFGATQLWHNIIQALQTQVEVRRCRRHLRVHAECFAGSDAVDAVLSYLMQNVVFCTSEVSRLKAARLCQALMEAKVFEPVGTKLFRREKEVTFEDSSCSLYRFLEYKVLPNSAMKECNSDTENIPPEGQGLKRRKATGIRLNEVRTICNPLAVGPSERGVERLLRNINLRPALSPSLKTTHTTAAFLSKAVVGEVWKQQTLLQLLQIVELPILDCILTSPVRVQLQACRAPLASQDLVISNTCLDRELPDTLHLPQLDGWLLAAADSLELFPDQLIVVAGEQLSRQGGTFSEDDQAEHMSSQKRLLFDTIAKYYSRQEKDPLLSGRHLDIHAAILKLLDEGKVQNAIKASQLCFRLLETSVRDELRRLLTFMATAAKPNACRLQKQIDNRALVCRTFQRAIVQNLELTRYQSETLVLFLMDNCTELIKTPTSLVEAVRRTLRTMQHGQDPDSIATFTFCQQVTPEEYEDQREATTLYSLKQLLCDISSNKTISAKERRRLLKEFEKHHPVVFLQHISSTF